GACCGGGCGGGTGGCCTTCCCCTACCAGGTGCACGTCGGGCACTGGGATGAGCTCGACGGCCTGGTCGACGCCGCCTACGACCGGTTCGGCCATGTCGACGTGTTGGTGAACAACGCCGGGATGTCACCGCTGTACGACAAGCTGACCGACGTCTCGGAGAAGCTCTTCGACGCGGTGTTCAACCTCAATCTGAAGGGCCCGTTCCGGCTTTCCGCCCTGGTCGGCGAGCGGATGGTGGCGGCCGGCCGCGGCTCGATCATCAACGTCAGTACGCACGGCTCGTTGCGGCCGCACCCGTCGTTCGTCCCGTACGCGGCGTCCAAGGCCGGCCTGAACGCGATGACCGAGGCACTGGCGTTGGCGTACGGCCCCACCGTGCGGGTCAACACCTTGATGCCCGGGCCGTTCCTGACCGATATCAGCGCGGCCTGGGACTTCGGTGACGAGAACCCGTTCGGCCACAGCGCCCTGCAGCGCGCCGGACAGCCGCACGAGATCGTCGGCGCCGCACTGTTTCTGATGTCGGACGCCTCCAGCTTCACCACCGGGTCCATCCTGCGGGCCGACGGCGGGATCCCCTAAGGCGTCACGATGGTGAACCCGGGATCGGGCCGGTCCAGCACGCCGAGCAGGGTGGCCAGCGCCCCGGTGTCGCCGGTGACCTCGACACCCGGCGAGTCGGCGTCCCCGGCGGCCAGGGCCAGCAGCCGCATCTTCGTCGCGAACGTGACGGTGGCCGTGGCCGTCGCGGGGTCGGATCCATCTCCCGTCGCTCCGCTCGCCCGGCCGGCAACCCGGCGGTGCACCAGCACCCCGTTACGCAACGTCAGCCGGTAGTCGGCCGCGAGGTCGACGAACGTCACGTCGATGGTCAGGTCGAGATCCCAAGCGCACGGGCCGTTCACGTTGATGGCGAAGGTGTCGAAGATCTGCTCGGGGGTCAACTGGCCCAGTAGGGACGGCGAAGCCGCCGTGGTGGGCGTGCCGAAGACACCGTCGCGCAGTTCGGTGGCCCCGGACAGGAAGAAGTTGCGCCACACCGCGTTCTCGGCTCCGTAGGCGAGTTGCTCGAAGGTGTCCGCATAGAGTTCGCGCGCACCGGAGTGGCTCTCGTCGGTGAAGATGACGTGGTCCAGAAGCGTTGCCGCCCAACGGAAATCTCCGTCATCGAATGCCGCTCGAGCCACCTCGACGACCCTGTCGACGCCGCCCATGGCCGCGACGTAGCGCG
This region of Mycolicibacterium diernhoferi genomic DNA includes:
- a CDS encoding SDR family NAD(P)-dependent oxidoreductase, with the translated sequence MGYPAELFDLTDRVALITGGSRGLGREMAFAAARCGADVVIASRKYDACVATAEEITAQTGRVAFPYQVHVGHWDELDGLVDAAYDRFGHVDVLVNNAGMSPLYDKLTDVSEKLFDAVFNLNLKGPFRLSALVGERMVAAGRGSIINVSTHGSLRPHPSFVPYAASKAGLNAMTEALALAYGPTVRVNTLMPGPFLTDISAAWDFGDENPFGHSALQRAGQPHEIVGAALFLMSDASSFTTGSILRADGGIP